Proteins encoded together in one Gemmatimonadetes bacterium T265 window:
- the coaE gene encoding dephospho-CoA kinase → MLLVGLTGNIAAGKSTAARLFAARGAAVVDADVLARDAVRPGSAALAAIVGRWGRDVLAPDGTLERAALRARVFGAGDELEALNAIVHPEVARLRDDAVAAARARGDRVVIYDVPLLFERDLAAEVDTVVLVDAPRELRLERLVRDRGLRADEAMAMIAAQMPAELKRARSDYVVENTGGRDALAARVDEVWRALEARAVAA, encoded by the coding sequence ATGCTTCTCGTCGGCCTTACGGGCAACATTGCGGCGGGGAAGTCGACCGCCGCACGCCTCTTCGCCGCGCGCGGCGCGGCCGTCGTCGACGCCGACGTGCTCGCGCGCGACGCGGTGCGGCCGGGCTCGGCCGCCCTCGCCGCGATCGTCGGGCGGTGGGGACGCGACGTCCTCGCGCCCGACGGCACGCTCGAACGCGCCGCGCTGCGCGCACGCGTGTTCGGCGCGGGCGACGAGCTCGAGGCACTCAACGCGATCGTCCACCCCGAGGTCGCGCGCCTGCGCGACGACGCGGTCGCCGCCGCGCGCGCGCGCGGCGACCGCGTCGTGATCTACGACGTGCCACTCCTTTTCGAGCGTGACCTCGCCGCGGAGGTCGACACGGTCGTGTTGGTGGACGCGCCGCGCGAGCTGCGCCTCGAGCGGCTCGTGCGCGACCGCGGCCTGCGCGCCGACGAGGCGATGGCGATGATCGCCGCGCAGATGCCGGCCGAGTTGAAGCGCGCGCGCTCGGACTACGTGGTCGAAAACACCGGCGGCCGCGACGCGCTCGCCGCGCGCGTCGACGAGGTGTGGCGGGCGCTTGAAGCCCGCGCGGTCGCGGCCTAG
- the tdk gene encoding thymidine kinase: MPDGFQTAGGWIEVVAGVMFSGKSEELIRRVRRALIAKRRVQVFKSHLDARYAGVFAVSSHDRRTVEAVPIDSARQLMLRLDPGAQVVAVDEAQFLDTAIVDVATALAARGRRVVLAGTDTDFRGEPFGAMPQLMAVAEVVDKLHAICVLCGAPASRNQRLIGGRPASYDSPTIMVGAADTYEARCRACHEVPRRDDAQGRLL; the protein is encoded by the coding sequence GTGCCAGACGGGTTCCAGACCGCCGGCGGCTGGATCGAGGTCGTCGCCGGCGTGATGTTCAGCGGCAAGAGCGAGGAGTTGATCCGGCGCGTGCGGCGCGCGCTCATCGCGAAGCGGCGCGTCCAGGTGTTCAAGTCGCACCTCGACGCGCGCTACGCGGGCGTGTTCGCCGTGTCGAGCCACGACCGCCGCACGGTCGAGGCGGTGCCGATCGACTCGGCGCGGCAGCTCATGCTCCGCCTCGACCCGGGCGCGCAGGTCGTCGCGGTCGACGAGGCGCAGTTCCTCGACACGGCGATCGTCGACGTCGCGACCGCGCTCGCCGCGCGCGGGCGGCGCGTCGTCCTCGCCGGGACCGACACCGACTTCCGCGGCGAGCCGTTCGGCGCGATGCCGCAGCTCATGGCGGTCGCCGAAGTCGTCGACAAGCTGCACGCGATCTGCGTGCTCTGCGGCGCGCCGGCCAGCCGCAACCAGCGGCTCATCGGCGGCCGCCCTGCGTCCTACGACTCGCCGACGATCATGGTCGGCGCGGCCGACACGTACGAGGCGCGCTGCCGCGCGTGCCACGAAGTGCCCCGGCGCGACGACGCGCAGGGGCGCCTTCTCTGA
- a CDS encoding AsnC family transcriptional regulator gives MITTIVLIKADPKSIVGAATRIAGFDGVHEVYSVSGEWDLVAVVRVAEYERIADVVTHQIAGVPGVVRTQTLTAFRTYSKADLEQAWDIGVE, from the coding sequence ATGATCACGACGATCGTGCTCATCAAGGCCGACCCGAAGTCGATCGTCGGGGCCGCCACGCGCATCGCCGGGTTCGACGGCGTGCACGAGGTCTACTCGGTCTCGGGCGAGTGGGACCTCGTCGCGGTCGTGCGCGTCGCGGAGTACGAGCGGATCGCCGACGTCGTGACGCACCAGATCGCGGGGGTGCCCGGCGTCGTGCGGACGCAGACGCTGACCGCGTTCCGCACCTACTCGAAGGCCGACCTCGAGCAGGCGTGGGACATCGGGGTCGAGTGA
- a CDS encoding glycogen debranching protein — protein sequence MLTVPEAPDPADSYRLVDRVVRRIPGPAAGGAGSADVSPLVDREWLVTNGLGGYASASVAGLPTRKYHGVLVAALPNPLGRIVMLNHLVERVTLADGTAATLSAAEPAEGRLLEADGPRQLVEFRLDAGLPVWTYRVGAGGAAVTIEKRLLMLYRQNSVYISYTLAGDGPAQVELRPALDFRGYEADVTTNAGDQHYRLGAEDEHYVVTCAERADVPPLRLGFVGAEVTATLDPLRSRDLLYRVEEARGYADRGALWSPGHFAFRLMPGAPVTLVASTESADVMRALSPADAAAAEHERRRRLLDLPPADVRRVLEADPRAAELVFAADQFLITPAGRLHDRVRAQAVGDEVRTVIAGYHWFTDWGRDTMISLEGLTLTTGRWREAGFILRTFAQYVRDGLIPNMFPDGSNEGLYHTADATLWFFHALDRYARVTGDRATVRQLLPVLQDVIAHHLAGTRFGIGVDPADGLLREGAEGYQLTWMDAKVDGWVVTPRRGKPVEINALWYNALANVAAWTRDERGADAAALYEDAADRARDAFNARFWYDAGGYLYDVVDGPDGDSTEFRPNQVLAVSLPNPVLDRPRWDAVLGACEAKLLTPYGLRSLAPGSPDYKAQYFGNLRARDAAYHQGTVWGWLIGPWVDAWRKLHPGDDAGARRFLDRLLDHLGDFGVGSVAEVFDAEAPYTPRGCIAQAWSVAELLRCAAACGAPAAPDAAPATAPRGAVG from the coding sequence GTGCTCACCGTTCCTGAAGCCCCCGACCCCGCCGACTCGTACCGGCTCGTCGACCGGGTCGTTCGCCGCATCCCCGGCCCCGCCGCCGGCGGCGCCGGCTCGGCCGACGTCTCCCCGCTGGTCGACCGCGAGTGGCTCGTCACGAACGGGCTCGGGGGCTACGCGTCGGCGAGCGTCGCCGGGCTGCCGACGCGCAAGTACCACGGCGTGCTCGTCGCGGCGCTGCCGAACCCGTTAGGCCGGATCGTCATGCTCAACCACCTGGTCGAGCGCGTGACGCTCGCCGACGGAACGGCGGCGACGTTGAGCGCGGCGGAGCCGGCCGAGGGGCGGCTGCTCGAGGCCGACGGGCCGCGGCAGCTGGTCGAGTTCCGGCTCGACGCGGGGCTCCCGGTGTGGACCTACCGCGTCGGCGCGGGCGGGGCGGCGGTCACGATCGAGAAGCGGCTGCTCATGCTCTACCGGCAGAACAGCGTCTACATCTCGTACACGCTCGCGGGCGACGGGCCGGCGCAGGTCGAGCTGCGGCCCGCGCTCGACTTCCGCGGCTACGAGGCGGACGTGACGACCAACGCGGGCGACCAGCACTACCGACTGGGCGCGGAGGACGAGCACTACGTCGTCACCTGCGCCGAGCGCGCGGACGTGCCCCCGCTCCGGCTCGGCTTCGTCGGGGCGGAGGTGACGGCGACGCTCGACCCGCTCCGCTCGCGCGACCTGCTCTACCGCGTCGAGGAGGCGCGGGGGTACGCCGACCGCGGCGCGCTCTGGTCGCCGGGGCACTTCGCGTTCCGCCTCATGCCCGGCGCGCCCGTCACGCTCGTCGCGTCCACCGAGAGCGCCGACGTGATGCGCGCGCTGAGCCCCGCCGACGCGGCGGCGGCCGAGCACGAACGCCGGCGCCGGCTGCTGGATCTGCCGCCCGCGGACGTACGCCGCGTCCTCGAGGCAGACCCGCGCGCGGCGGAGCTGGTGTTCGCGGCCGACCAGTTCCTCATCACCCCCGCGGGGCGCCTGCACGACCGCGTGCGCGCGCAGGCCGTCGGCGACGAGGTGCGCACCGTGATCGCCGGCTACCACTGGTTCACGGACTGGGGCCGCGACACGATGATCTCGCTCGAAGGGCTCACGCTGACGACCGGCCGCTGGCGCGAGGCGGGATTCATCCTGCGCACGTTCGCGCAGTACGTGCGCGACGGCCTCATCCCCAACATGTTCCCCGACGGGAGCAACGAGGGCCTCTACCACACGGCCGACGCGACGCTCTGGTTCTTCCACGCGCTCGACCGCTACGCGCGCGTGACCGGCGACCGCGCGACGGTTAGGCAGCTGCTGCCGGTGCTGCAGGACGTGATCGCGCACCACCTGGCCGGCACGCGCTTCGGGATCGGCGTCGACCCCGCCGACGGGCTGCTGCGCGAGGGGGCCGAGGGCTACCAGCTCACGTGGATGGACGCGAAGGTCGACGGCTGGGTCGTCACGCCGCGGCGCGGCAAGCCGGTCGAGATCAACGCGCTCTGGTACAACGCGCTCGCCAACGTCGCGGCGTGGACGCGCGACGAGCGCGGCGCCGACGCGGCCGCGCTCTACGAGGACGCGGCCGACCGCGCGCGCGACGCGTTCAACGCGCGCTTCTGGTACGACGCGGGCGGCTACCTGTACGACGTCGTCGACGGCCCGGACGGCGACTCGACCGAGTTCCGCCCCAACCAGGTGCTCGCGGTCTCGCTGCCCAACCCGGTGCTCGACCGCCCGCGGTGGGACGCGGTGCTCGGCGCGTGCGAGGCGAAGCTCCTCACGCCCTACGGCCTGCGCTCGCTCGCGCCCGGGAGCCCGGACTACAAGGCGCAGTACTTCGGCAACCTGCGCGCGCGCGACGCGGCCTACCACCAGGGCACGGTGTGGGGCTGGCTGATCGGCCCGTGGGTCGACGCGTGGCGCAAGCTCCACCCCGGCGACGACGCGGGCGCGCGCCGCTTCCTCGACCGGCTGCTCGACCACCTCGGCGACTTCGGCGTCGGCTCGGTCGCGGAGGTCTTCGACGCCGAGGCGCCCTACACGCCGCGCGGCTGCATCGCGCAGGCGTGGAGCGTGGCCGAGCTGCTGCGGTGCGCGGCCGCGTGCGGGGCGCCGGCCGCGCCGGACGCCGCGCCGGCCACGGCCCCCCGCGGCGCGGTGGGGTGA